A genomic stretch from Candidatus Cloacimonadota bacterium includes:
- a CDS encoding iron-containing alcohol dehydrogenase, with amino-acid sequence MEAFSFHNPTRINFGENQIGNLGKFIKRDGITKCLLIAGGGSLKKNGAYNQIINSMKAVDIELVECWGVRANPTLDKVNEILQTLKQSEAQAIIAAGGGSVIDTAKAVAAGFYLEDPWQAFISNTPVQQALPIYTVLTFSATGSEMNGNAVITNTATKEKFGMFSPALYPRLSIIDPTLQSTLPFYQTANGAMDATAHILEYYFADEQALSTLAINEALLHTIAEMTDRLQQNPEDHVARGNLAWSATLALNGISGVGMHGGDWACHGIEHSFSALHPNIAHGAGLGVIFPAWIEYLSEKNPTRFLRWAKNVWKEDSIALAVKRFRDKLHSWGMATTLRDLGIKQDDLSVLLSMIMIQPTIGGVFKLEKEEVRSLLMLAF; translated from the coding sequence ATGGAAGCCTTCAGTTTCCACAACCCCACAAGAATTAATTTTGGTGAAAACCAGATTGGAAATTTGGGCAAGTTTATAAAACGCGATGGCATCACTAAGTGCCTGTTGATAGCAGGAGGCGGATCGCTAAAAAAGAATGGAGCATACAATCAGATAATCAACAGCATGAAAGCCGTAGATATAGAATTAGTTGAATGCTGGGGTGTGCGAGCAAATCCCACTTTAGATAAAGTAAATGAGATTCTACAAACCTTAAAACAATCTGAAGCTCAGGCAATTATTGCCGCCGGTGGAGGATCGGTAATAGATACGGCAAAAGCAGTGGCGGCGGGGTTTTATCTGGAAGATCCCTGGCAGGCTTTTATAAGTAATACACCTGTGCAACAAGCATTGCCAATATATACCGTGCTTACTTTTTCGGCAACCGGAAGCGAAATGAATGGAAATGCTGTAATCACCAATACCGCTACCAAAGAAAAGTTTGGCATGTTTTCGCCTGCGCTGTATCCACGCCTAAGTATTATCGATCCTACATTACAAAGCACACTTCCCTTCTATCAGACTGCTAATGGTGCTATGGATGCCACGGCGCATATATTGGAGTACTACTTTGCCGATGAACAAGCTTTGAGTACCTTAGCAATCAACGAAGCTCTGCTGCATACAATAGCAGAGATGACAGACCGGTTACAGCAAAATCCGGAAGATCATGTTGCTCGAGGTAATTTGGCGTGGAGTGCTACTCTGGCACTGAATGGTATTAGTGGAGTGGGTATGCACGGTGGGGATTGGGCTTGTCATGGTATTGAACACTCTTTCAGTGCCTTGCATCCAAATATTGCTCATGGAGCTGGATTGGGAGTTATTTTCCCTGCTTGGATAGAATATCTTAGCGAAAAAAATCCCACCCGCTTTTTACGCTGGGCAAAAAACGTTTGGAAAGAAGATAGCATTGCTTTGGCCGTAAAACGCTTTAGGGACAAATTACATAGTTGGGGAATGGCTACAACTCTAAGAGATTTGGGCATCAAACAAGATGACCTGAGTGTTCTTTTGAGTATGATTATGATTCAGCCGACCATCGGAGGAGTGTTCAAGCTAGAAAAAGAAGAGGTTCGTTCGCTATTGATGCTGGCTTTTTGA
- a CDS encoding M3 family metallopeptidase: MQDNPLLRKENDHRLKAIPFDEIKLEHFMPAFEEGLRIAKADIEAIKNNPEQPTFENTILAMDMSGVELDYASTVYFNLLGAHSNAEFKALAQKISPMLAEFSSSIATDPKIFERVKAVYEQEVAGKSQPNLPSDIDDKETMRKAERYRLIERSYKSFIRGGALLNDADKKRFTEIAMELSKLSPKFSDNVLNATNAFELHITDPKDLEGMPQGALDAAEYTAKKKGKDGGWLFTLQPSSVMPLLTYCKNREIRRKISLAYSSRAFRDDFDNQENIKRTLLLRKERAKILGYQNHADYVLEDRMAASVDNARSFLDQIYEVAYPAAQKERDEVAKFAKELDGIEELMGWDWGYYSNKLKEKLFAYDPEELRPWFKVENVIDGLFTVTQKIYGITMKQVYDVPVYHEDVTTWEAHDADGSYLGLLYIDIFPRETKRGGAWKSSLQGQGLHHDGMRRPQVMIVGSLTPSTDKSPSLLRLDEARTIFHEFGHALHSLLADGYYKSLSGTSVLWDFVELPSQIMENWLLEKEALNLFARHYETGEPLPIELLDKVIAAKNFNAGYANVGQLRYANLDFDWHLTDPTKINDINEFEREHTERFTLLPPVEGTNTSCAFAHIFAGGYAAGYYSYKWAEALEADAWSMFVENGIFDQNTAQKFRKYILSRGNAFHPQELFEAFRGRPLDPEALLKRDGLI; encoded by the coding sequence ATGCAAGATAATCCCTTACTACGCAAAGAGAACGATCATCGTCTGAAGGCTATTCCTTTCGATGAGATAAAGCTCGAACACTTCATGCCCGCATTTGAAGAAGGGTTAAGAATCGCCAAAGCAGATATTGAAGCAATCAAGAACAATCCCGAACAACCTACTTTCGAAAACACAATTCTTGCCATGGATATGAGCGGAGTGGAGTTAGATTATGCGTCTACGGTTTATTTTAATCTCTTAGGTGCTCATTCCAATGCCGAGTTTAAGGCTTTGGCACAGAAAATATCCCCCATGCTTGCAGAATTTAGCTCTTCAATAGCCACCGATCCCAAGATCTTTGAACGAGTAAAGGCAGTGTATGAACAGGAAGTAGCAGGCAAATCCCAACCAAATTTGCCAAGCGATATAGATGATAAAGAGACAATGCGCAAAGCAGAACGCTATCGCTTGATAGAGAGGAGCTATAAGAGTTTTATTCGCGGCGGTGCTTTACTGAATGATGCCGATAAAAAGCGCTTTACCGAAATAGCGATGGAGCTTTCTAAGCTTTCACCCAAATTTAGTGATAATGTATTGAATGCCACCAACGCTTTTGAACTGCACATTACAGACCCTAAAGATTTGGAAGGGATGCCTCAAGGTGCTTTGGATGCCGCAGAATATACTGCCAAAAAGAAGGGCAAAGATGGTGGATGGCTTTTTACTTTGCAACCTTCCAGCGTGATGCCGCTATTGACATATTGCAAAAACCGAGAAATCCGCCGCAAAATCTCTTTGGCATACAGTTCAAGGGCATTCCGTGACGATTTTGACAACCAAGAAAACATCAAGCGCACCCTGCTTCTACGCAAAGAGCGAGCAAAGATATTGGGCTATCAGAATCATGCCGACTACGTATTGGAAGATCGCATGGCGGCAAGTGTTGATAATGCGCGCAGTTTTTTAGATCAAATTTACGAAGTAGCGTATCCTGCCGCTCAAAAAGAGCGAGATGAAGTGGCCAAATTTGCCAAAGAGCTTGATGGCATTGAAGAATTGATGGGATGGGATTGGGGTTATTACAGCAACAAACTCAAAGAAAAACTCTTTGCCTACGATCCCGAAGAATTACGACCCTGGTTTAAGGTGGAAAACGTTATTGATGGTCTCTTCACTGTTACCCAAAAGATATATGGAATTACCATGAAACAGGTTTACGATGTGCCAGTGTATCATGAAGATGTAACAACTTGGGAAGCCCATGATGCAGACGGTAGCTATTTAGGCTTGTTATATATAGATATCTTTCCCAGAGAAACCAAGCGGGGCGGAGCCTGGAAAAGCAGTTTACAAGGGCAGGGACTCCATCATGATGGCATGCGCAGACCCCAAGTAATGATTGTGGGAAGCCTTACTCCTTCTACCGATAAGAGCCCTTCACTCCTCCGTTTGGATGAAGCTCGTACTATCTTCCACGAATTTGGACATGCCTTGCATTCGCTATTGGCAGATGGATACTATAAATCTCTTTCGGGAACTTCTGTATTATGGGATTTTGTGGAGTTGCCAAGTCAGATTATGGAAAACTGGTTATTGGAAAAAGAAGCTTTGAATCTCTTCGCTCGTCATTATGAAACCGGAGAGCCTTTACCAATAGAGCTTTTAGATAAAGTTATTGCCGCCAAGAACTTCAATGCCGGCTATGCCAATGTTGGTCAATTACGCTATGCAAATCTGGATTTTGATTGGCACTTGACAGATCCCACAAAGATAAACGATATAAACGAATTTGAGCGTGAGCATACCGAACGCTTTACCTTATTACCTCCAGTGGAAGGAACCAATACTAGCTGTGCTTTCGCCCATATTTTTGCCGGTGGATATGCAGCGGGATACTATTCCTATAAATGGGCAGAAGCTCTAGAGGCAGATGCTTGGAGCATGTTTGTCGAAAACGGTATTTTCGATCAAAACACAGCACAAAAATTCCGCAAGTACATCCTTAGTAGGGGTAATGCATTCCATCCGCAAGAGCTTTTTGAAGCCTTCCGAGGACGCCCTCTGGATCCGGAAGCCTTACTTAAAAGAGATGGACTTATCTAA
- a CDS encoding acyl-CoA carboxylase subunit beta — MQNAKPLDTLRIRRQKALLGGGEKRITEQHEKGKLTARERIKLLVDPDSFEEFDLFMKHQCTNFEMDKTSYDGDGVVTGSATINGRVVYIFAQDFTVFGGSLSKTYAEKICKIMDMALKNGRPLIGLNDSGGARIQEGVDALAGYAEIFWRNVMASGVIPQISAILGPCAGGAVYSPAITDFVVMEKNNSYMFVTGPKVVKTVLNETVSIADLGGAKIHSSKSGVAHFMTNSEEETLLLIKKLLSYLPSNNMEDPPVFPSPDPVTRSCSELDDVIPENPNKPYDILDVIYPVMDDGEFLPVMSNFAQNIIVGFGRLNGHTVGLVANQPKILAGVLDIDASIKGARFVRFCDAFNIPLLVFEDVPGFLPGTSQEHNGIIRNGAKLLYSFAEATVPKITVIIRKAYGGAYCVMNSRHMRADLVYAWPSAEIAVMGPKGAVEVIFRKEAKDSENPKQVLKDREEEYRDAFSNPYRAAERGYIDDIIEPSQTRFRLIRALEMLANKKDSIPPRKHGNIPL; from the coding sequence ATGCAGAATGCAAAACCTCTAGATACCTTAAGAATCCGCCGACAAAAAGCTCTGTTAGGCGGAGGCGAAAAGCGCATCACCGAGCAGCATGAGAAGGGTAAGCTTACTGCCCGTGAGCGGATTAAGCTACTGGTGGATCCTGACAGCTTTGAAGAGTTTGACCTCTTCATGAAACATCAATGCACCAATTTCGAAATGGATAAAACTTCTTATGACGGGGATGGAGTTGTAACCGGGAGTGCAACTATCAACGGAAGAGTTGTTTATATCTTTGCCCAGGATTTCACAGTTTTTGGCGGATCTCTCTCCAAAACATACGCTGAGAAAATATGCAAGATCATGGATATGGCTCTCAAGAATGGGCGCCCACTCATTGGACTTAACGACTCTGGTGGAGCCCGCATTCAAGAAGGTGTTGATGCTCTTGCTGGATATGCCGAAATCTTTTGGCGCAATGTAATGGCAAGTGGCGTAATTCCCCAAATCTCTGCAATATTAGGTCCTTGTGCTGGGGGAGCTGTTTATTCTCCTGCCATAACAGACTTTGTAGTAATGGAGAAAAACAACAGCTATATGTTCGTAACCGGCCCCAAAGTAGTGAAAACAGTCCTAAACGAAACCGTGAGTATCGCCGATCTCGGCGGCGCCAAGATCCATTCCAGTAAAAGCGGTGTGGCGCATTTTATGACCAACAGTGAAGAAGAAACTCTATTGCTCATCAAAAAGCTGCTATCGTATTTGCCAAGCAACAATATGGAAGACCCACCTGTATTCCCAAGCCCCGATCCGGTTACACGTTCTTGCTCAGAGCTTGATGATGTTATTCCCGAGAATCCTAACAAACCCTACGACATTTTGGATGTTATATATCCTGTGATGGACGACGGAGAGTTTTTACCTGTAATGAGCAACTTCGCACAAAACATCATAGTAGGTTTTGGCAGATTGAATGGACACACAGTTGGATTGGTGGCAAATCAACCTAAAATACTAGCCGGAGTATTGGATATAGATGCATCCATCAAAGGTGCTCGATTTGTACGTTTTTGTGATGCCTTCAACATCCCTCTACTTGTTTTTGAGGACGTTCCCGGCTTCCTACCCGGCACTTCTCAAGAGCACAATGGCATCATCCGCAATGGAGCAAAACTGCTCTATTCCTTCGCCGAAGCAACGGTTCCCAAAATTACCGTGATTATACGCAAGGCGTATGGCGGTGCATATTGTGTGATGAACAGCCGACACATGAGGGCAGATTTGGTTTATGCCTGGCCTTCGGCGGAGATAGCGGTAATGGGTCCCAAAGGAGCAGTAGAAGTTATCTTCCGCAAGGAAGCAAAAGATAGCGAGAATCCCAAACAAGTGTTGAAAGATCGCGAGGAAGAGTATCGGGATGCATTTTCGAATCCCTACCGGGCGGCTGAACGTGGATATATTGATGATATTATTGAGCCTTCACAAACCCGTTTCCGACTTATTAGAGCACTGGAAATGCTGGCTAATAAAAAGGACAGCATTCCTCCACGCAAACACGGAAACATCCCCTTATAG
- a CDS encoding OadG family protein, translating to MQKTLLLILSLMPLWLFAQINSLSQEQAAADSIALVREQEIASEFGFRDSNTLQDVAQKLKISNIKDWKQALNLESENLALDAMTLRKLGITPYRAFLAKQSVLYGYNERSTLSEVSATLNMPIQKLKLMLGYDDPLNKYPDRMSLQALEIDLDTIRDISIDFNDNITGYAGSVMMVGMLVVFSALILISLIIGQLVHINKKKKSPKTITLNPAGKVKAAPKTISSNVIVAAITALHLHKMDLEERRKMVLTFRRTPTNQWKASAVLAMPNREMNSLRRPR from the coding sequence ATGCAGAAAACATTGCTTTTAATTCTGAGCCTGATGCCATTATGGCTCTTTGCTCAAATCAATTCGCTATCTCAGGAACAAGCAGCAGCAGATTCGATTGCGCTGGTGCGTGAGCAGGAAATTGCCTCCGAATTTGGTTTTCGTGATAGCAACACGCTCCAAGACGTGGCGCAAAAGTTAAAGATAAGCAACATAAAAGACTGGAAACAAGCTCTTAACTTAGAATCGGAAAACCTGGCTTTGGATGCCATGACCCTACGCAAGTTAGGAATAACTCCATATCGAGCTTTTTTGGCCAAACAAAGTGTTTTATACGGATATAACGAGCGCAGCACTCTGTCTGAGGTTTCTGCAACCCTCAATATGCCCATCCAAAAGCTGAAATTGATGCTTGGTTACGATGATCCTCTTAATAAATATCCAGACCGTATGTCCTTGCAAGCTTTGGAGATAGATCTGGATACGATTCGTGACATCAGTATAGATTTTAACGACAACATAACCGGGTATGCCGGATCTGTTATGATGGTTGGTATGTTGGTTGTTTTTTCTGCTCTAATCCTCATAAGTTTGATTATTGGCCAATTGGTTCATATCAACAAAAAGAAAAAAAGCCCAAAAACCATCACACTCAACCCCGCAGGAAAAGTGAAAGCTGCCCCTAAAACGATTAGCAGTAATGTGATTGTTGCCGCCATCACTGCCCTCCATCTGCACAAAATGGACTTGGAGGAACGCCGCAAGATGGTGCTCACTTTCCGCCGCACTCCCACCAATCAGTGGAAAGCAAGTGCCGTGCTCGCCATGCCAAACCGTGAAATGAACTCGTTAAGGAGACCCCGATGA
- a CDS encoding biotin/lipoyl-binding protein, whose protein sequence is MKSYKLLINGERYDARIVEYSSTHAKININGHDYLVQIEEDHSSDVPKLGGQEKAVPMAPSFSSDFDLGSGEMRAPLPGVIVSIPVKEGDEVKCGQTIAIIEAMKMESEIASPIDAKVSKISVKERSLVQEGDILMILEGEEVKTAPSTTRKHNKPQNTANFQPVVAPQPNLDDLVLSAPIPGTIIDVKVSLGQSVNEGDVALVLEAMKMESDIHFLRSGKVSKIHINRGDNVQEGDPLIELEG, encoded by the coding sequence ATGAAAAGCTATAAATTATTAATTAACGGCGAGCGCTATGATGCCCGTATCGTGGAGTATAGCAGCACCCATGCCAAGATAAATATCAACGGTCATGACTATTTGGTTCAAATCGAAGAAGATCACAGCTCCGACGTACCCAAACTGGGAGGGCAGGAAAAAGCTGTACCTATGGCTCCAAGCTTTAGTAGCGATTTCGACTTGGGTTCAGGAGAAATGCGCGCTCCATTACCCGGCGTTATCGTTTCCATTCCCGTTAAAGAGGGAGACGAAGTTAAATGCGGTCAGACCATAGCCATTATTGAGGCCATGAAGATGGAATCGGAAATTGCTTCGCCCATTGATGCTAAGGTAAGCAAAATATCTGTAAAAGAACGCTCTTTGGTTCAAGAAGGAGACATTCTGATGATACTTGAAGGAGAGGAGGTAAAAACTGCTCCCTCTACCACTCGCAAACACAATAAACCGCAAAATACGGCAAACTTCCAACCGGTTGTAGCTCCTCAACCTAACTTAGATGATCTAGTTCTAAGTGCCCCAATTCCAGGAACAATAATAGACGTTAAGGTAAGCCTCGGTCAAAGCGTAAATGAGGGTGATGTAGCTCTTGTATTAGAAGCCATGAAGATGGAATCCGATATCCATTTCTTGCGCAGCGGCAAGGTTAGCAAAATCCATATTAACAGAGGCGATAACGTACAAGAAGGCGATCCTCTGATAGAATTGGAAGGATAA
- a CDS encoding sodium ion-translocating decarboxylase subunit beta yields the protein MQELMQFIQTTGFLNVELGNIVMIAAGLLFVYLGISKEFEPLLLVPIGFGMIVGNIPGVSAQGLGVESEGSVLSYLYFGVSKGIYPSLIFLGVGAMTDFTALIANPRLILLGAAAQFGIFATFMGSILLGFTILEAASIGIIGGADGPTSIFLASKMAPHLLGSIALAAYSYMALVPVIQPPIMRLLTTKKERVIRMKALRVVTKKEKIFFPIVAFIVTSFIAPGSVVLLAMLFLGNLLKECGVTDRLAISARSVLIDVVTVLIGLTVGAKTTAAVFLTPNTIKIFILGAASFCVATAAGIIFAKVINLISKNKINPLIGAAGVSAVPASARVAQMIGQQYDKANYLLMHAMAPNVAGVVGSAVAAGVLLGIFGS from the coding sequence ATGCAAGAATTGATGCAATTTATTCAAACTACAGGTTTCCTAAACGTAGAGTTGGGCAATATTGTTATGATTGCCGCCGGCTTACTATTTGTCTATTTGGGAATTAGCAAAGAATTTGAACCCCTGCTTCTAGTACCAATCGGATTTGGCATGATCGTTGGCAATATCCCCGGAGTTTCAGCTCAGGGATTGGGAGTTGAAAGTGAAGGCTCCGTACTATCATATCTCTATTTTGGGGTTAGCAAAGGCATCTATCCTTCATTAATCTTTTTGGGTGTGGGAGCTATGACCGATTTCACTGCTCTGATCGCAAATCCCCGCTTAATCCTTTTGGGCGCCGCTGCTCAATTTGGAATTTTTGCCACTTTCATGGGGTCAATCTTACTGGGATTCACTATTCTTGAAGCAGCTTCAATTGGTATAATTGGTGGAGCAGACGGCCCCACATCCATTTTCCTTGCTTCCAAAATGGCACCCCATCTTTTGGGCTCAATTGCCCTCGCAGCTTATTCATATATGGCTTTAGTGCCGGTTATTCAACCGCCCATAATGAGACTGCTAACAACCAAGAAGGAACGTGTTATCCGCATGAAGGCATTACGTGTGGTAACAAAGAAAGAAAAGATCTTTTTCCCTATCGTGGCTTTTATCGTAACCTCATTTATTGCCCCGGGATCTGTTGTATTACTGGCTATGCTGTTTTTGGGCAATCTTCTTAAAGAATGCGGAGTAACAGATCGCCTTGCCATAAGTGCCAGATCCGTTCTGATTGATGTTGTAACTGTTTTGATTGGGCTTACCGTTGGCGCAAAAACCACTGCTGCAGTATTCTTAACGCCAAATACCATCAAAATATTCATTTTGGGAGCCGCCAGTTTTTGCGTAGCAACTGCCGCCGGAATAATCTTTGCCAAAGTTATCAATCTTATCTCAAAAAACAAGATCAATCCTCTGATAGGCGCAGCAGGAGTTTCAGCCGTTCCCGCATCTGCCCGCGTTGCTCAAATGATTGGACAGCAATACGATAAAGCAAATTATCTGCTTATGCATGCTATGGCACCAAACGTGGCAGGCGTAGTGGGTTCTGCCGTAGCAGCCGGCGTGTTGCTTGGCATCTTTGGCTCATAA
- a CDS encoding C4-type zinc ribbon domain-containing protein, whose translation MESQLRTLEQMQLLDNKIGRYRFLQQELPKQLSEINERVEQATADLLAGETEKAELNKKQRALESEIKTHQDQIRKYSGQLSEIKTNKEYKALNSEIAYLKDKISEIENQLLQLMDSETEIKTTIEKYKKALQEAEANKRSKEGDLKAQIDSLEQQIEDTRTERNKLAVTLPTPLIKRYGNLIKHKDNLAVVYNRDGSCGGCGFVIRQQMRIELQLRNKIVYCENCGRILLDRFENSISE comes from the coding sequence ATGGAATCACAACTACGAACCCTGGAGCAAATGCAACTTCTGGACAACAAAATTGGCAGATATCGTTTTTTGCAACAGGAATTGCCCAAACAGCTTTCCGAGATCAATGAGCGAGTGGAGCAGGCAACTGCAGACCTTTTGGCTGGAGAAACCGAAAAAGCAGAACTCAACAAAAAACAAAGGGCTTTGGAAAGTGAGATTAAAACCCATCAAGATCAAATTCGAAAATACTCAGGACAGCTATCTGAAATTAAAACCAACAAAGAATACAAAGCATTAAACAGCGAAATCGCATATTTGAAAGACAAAATATCGGAGATTGAGAATCAGCTTTTACAGCTTATGGATAGTGAAACCGAAATTAAAACTACCATTGAAAAATATAAGAAAGCACTACAAGAGGCAGAAGCTAATAAGCGCTCTAAAGAAGGTGATCTGAAGGCTCAAATTGACTCTTTGGAACAGCAAATTGAAGATACCCGCACTGAGCGCAATAAGCTGGCAGTAACTTTGCCCACACCCCTAATCAAACGCTATGGCAATCTCATTAAGCATAAGGATAATCTTGCCGTTGTGTATAACCGGGATGGATCTTGTGGTGGATGTGGATTTGTGATTCGTCAACAGATGCGCATTGAGCTACAATTGAGGAACAAGATTGTCTATTGTGAAAACTGCGGACGTATTCTTTTAGACCGTTTTGAAAATTCCATTAGCGAATAG